A part of bacterium genomic DNA contains:
- a CDS encoding GxxExxY protein, translating to MGQQYEVYRHLGPGLLESAYEKCLCHELYLRGLNFERQRPH from the coding sequence TTGGGTCAGCAATATGAAGTTTATAGGCATTTAGGCCCTGGCTTATTAGAGTCAGCCTACGAAAAATGCCTTTGCCATGAACTCTATTTGCGTGGTCTAAATTTTGAACGACAAAGGCCTCATTAA